The proteins below come from a single Blastocatellia bacterium genomic window:
- a CDS encoding nuclear transport factor 2 family protein, whose amino-acid sequence MASQAESTNSASTIQVEQQLRHINDEWVAALVGGDTATLNRLMDEGCIFSYALDGDDRAQFIADIESGDLQVASLVRDHVEVSIFGATGVLIGFDTADWRYKGQQMQRHYRTIHVYAERDGEWQIVAIQASPISLK is encoded by the coding sequence ATGGCAAGCCAGGCCGAGAGCACGAATTCCGCTTCAACGATCCAGGTGGAGCAACAACTGCGGCACATCAACGACGAGTGGGTGGCGGCGCTGGTCGGCGGCGATACCGCAACCCTCAACCGCCTGATGGACGAAGGCTGCATCTTCAGCTATGCCCTGGACGGCGACGACCGGGCGCAGTTCATTGCCGACATCGAATCCGGCGACCTGCAAGTCGCTTCGCTCGTCCGCGATCACGTCGAAGTCAGCATCTTTGGCGCGACCGGCGTGCTGATCGGCTTTGACACCGCCGACTGGCGCTACAAAGGCCAGCAGATGCAGCGCCATTACCGCACCATACACGTCTATGCCGAGCGCGACGGCGAGTGGCAGATCGTCGCCATCCAGGCCAGTCCGATCTCACTGAAATAG
- a CDS encoding TonB-dependent receptor: MSPIIRKAVSLLLLVGLAVMAIPAHAQDITGSIVGIVRDSSGGVVAGATVTIRETTKNIVARTLSTNEEGAYSAPLLQAGSYSVTVEAAGFKKYTKTDIQLNVNDRLSVDVALEAGAITEEVHVEAGATQVELQTATAGSLVSNIEVRELPLNNRNFVQLVTLLPGVSSTMTDQAYIGTTNPFGQTNTVSISINGGRTSQNSWTIDGADNVDRGSNLTLLNYPSVDAIAEFKVLRNHYSAEYGRNASGHVNVITKSGGHDFHGDLYEFFRNDKLNANPYFNNLTGRFTTDPTALAPDVIVAANDPRAGKERTPRPILRYNNFGYTIGGPVTIPGFYNKERDKTFFFFSQEFRRVITYSTFNATVPSAAERQGIFSAPICVATNAAGTACTQSATTITNINPAARAYLQDIYANIPLPNSGTNTLISNVRNVFNHRQELARVDHNFSSKVTLAVRYLHDTIPTEEPGGLFTGLTVPGVATTKTDSPGYSWVARSVQTLRPTLLNEVGYAFSYGAIVSRPIGLALSENSPNVTAAVHLPFPVSLDRIPSISPGYAGVAGFGPYDDFNRNHNIFDNVTWIHGLHTFKVGTSMNFYQKTENAGGNNVGAFAFATAPRPTGSTATTTQQAWANFLLGNVSTFTQADQDLTPDIRMHQYEFYAQDDFRWKSNLTLNFGVRYSRFRQPIDKTGNLTNFDPAAYDPAKAVQINPTTGNIIPGTGDPLNGILIAGQNSPFGDKVAPESNNNFAPVFGFAWDPYKDGKTAIRGGYGISYDVTLVGVLEQNIFGNPPYVNNVTISNTVLNNPASVLPSISAAPKAIRGTPNNSDMPYIQQWSLDVQREIAKNFVVAVGYYGSKGTHLPGIVDLNEVPPGAAVAAGIITPGTQVTAALTPRLNAVRPYKGFSSIGSIQNWFNSNYNSMQVSADKTFKDGSLVRLSYTWSKALTDNQTDRSSAPQSLYDRAADYGPSALDRRHILSINYVYQLPFFRSQKGFLGHTLGGWELSGITSAASGSPFTVTTTGIDPGALGFLGTSPSSGRPDQVANPNQTSAIRTRFQWFNPFAFQLVPAGVTRPGNAPRGVVIGPGYQKWDMTLSKRWKFTENVNLQFRAEAYNVWNHTNFLGISTVFGSTTFGQVTSTRDPRLIQFALKLYY, translated from the coding sequence ATGTCACCGATCATCAGGAAAGCAGTCAGTCTGTTGCTGCTCGTGGGCCTCGCCGTCATGGCGATCCCGGCCCACGCGCAGGACATCACGGGCAGCATCGTCGGCATTGTCCGCGACAGTAGCGGCGGCGTCGTCGCCGGCGCCACCGTGACCATCAGGGAAACGACGAAAAACATCGTCGCCCGCACGCTGTCGACCAACGAGGAAGGCGCTTACTCAGCGCCGCTCTTGCAAGCCGGCAGCTACTCGGTCACGGTCGAGGCCGCGGGCTTCAAGAAGTACACCAAGACCGACATTCAGTTGAACGTCAACGACCGCCTGTCGGTTGACGTGGCGCTCGAAGCCGGCGCCATCACCGAAGAGGTGCATGTCGAGGCCGGCGCCACGCAGGTCGAGTTGCAGACGGCAACCGCCGGCAGCCTGGTCTCGAACATCGAGGTGCGTGAGCTGCCGCTCAATAACCGCAACTTTGTGCAACTGGTCACCTTGCTGCCGGGCGTCAGCTCGACCATGACCGACCAGGCTTACATCGGCACGACCAACCCGTTCGGCCAGACCAACACCGTGTCAATCTCGATCAACGGCGGGCGCACCAGCCAGAATAGCTGGACGATTGACGGCGCAGACAACGTTGACCGGGGCTCGAACCTGACGCTGTTGAATTACCCGAGCGTTGACGCCATCGCCGAGTTCAAGGTGCTGCGCAACCACTACAGCGCCGAGTATGGGCGCAACGCCAGCGGCCACGTCAACGTCATCACCAAGTCGGGCGGCCATGACTTTCATGGCGACCTCTACGAGTTCTTCCGCAACGACAAGCTGAACGCCAACCCTTACTTTAATAACCTGACGGGCCGCTTCACGACCGACCCGACGGCGCTGGCGCCCGACGTCATCGTTGCCGCGAATGACCCGCGCGCCGGCAAGGAGCGCACGCCGCGCCCCATCCTGCGCTACAACAACTTCGGCTACACCATCGGCGGGCCGGTCACCATTCCCGGCTTCTACAACAAGGAGCGCGACAAGACCTTCTTCTTCTTCTCGCAGGAATTCCGCCGCGTCATCACTTACTCGACCTTCAACGCCACGGTGCCGAGCGCTGCCGAGCGCCAGGGCATCTTCTCAGCGCCCATCTGCGTGGCGACCAACGCTGCCGGCACCGCCTGCACGCAGTCGGCGACGACGATCACCAACATCAACCCGGCGGCGCGGGCTTACCTGCAAGACATCTACGCCAACATCCCGCTGCCGAATTCGGGCACCAACACGCTGATTAGCAACGTGCGCAACGTCTTCAATCACCGCCAGGAGCTGGCGCGCGTTGATCACAACTTCAGCAGCAAGGTGACCCTCGCCGTGCGCTACCTGCACGACACCATCCCGACCGAAGAGCCCGGCGGATTGTTCACGGGGCTTACGGTGCCCGGCGTGGCGACGACCAAGACTGACTCGCCCGGCTACTCCTGGGTAGCGCGCAGCGTTCAGACCTTGCGCCCGACGCTGCTCAACGAAGTCGGCTATGCCTTCTCTTACGGCGCCATCGTCAGCCGACCCATCGGCCTGGCTTTGAGCGAGAACTCGCCGAACGTCACCGCGGCGGTTCACCTGCCGTTCCCTGTGTCGCTCGACCGCATTCCGAGCATCTCGCCAGGTTATGCAGGCGTCGCCGGCTTCGGCCCGTATGACGACTTCAACCGTAACCACAATATCTTTGACAACGTCACCTGGATTCACGGCCTGCACACCTTCAAGGTCGGCACCAGCATGAACTTTTACCAGAAGACCGAAAATGCCGGCGGCAACAACGTCGGCGCGTTCGCTTTCGCCACCGCGCCGCGTCCGACCGGCTCTACGGCGACCACCACCCAGCAGGCGTGGGCCAACTTCCTGCTCGGCAACGTGTCGACCTTTACGCAGGCCGACCAGGATTTGACGCCCGACATCCGCATGCACCAGTACGAGTTCTACGCTCAGGACGACTTCCGCTGGAAGTCAAACCTGACGCTCAACTTCGGCGTGCGCTATTCGCGCTTCCGCCAGCCGATTGACAAGACAGGCAATCTGACGAACTTTGACCCGGCGGCCTACGATCCGGCCAAGGCGGTGCAGATCAACCCGACGACCGGCAACATCATTCCCGGCACCGGCGACCCGCTCAACGGCATCCTCATCGCCGGCCAGAACTCGCCGTTCGGCGACAAGGTAGCACCGGAAAGCAACAACAACTTCGCGCCGGTCTTCGGCTTCGCCTGGGACCCGTACAAGGATGGCAAGACGGCGATCCGCGGCGGCTATGGCATCAGCTACGACGTGACACTGGTGGGCGTGCTCGAACAGAACATCTTCGGCAACCCGCCTTACGTCAACAACGTGACGATCAGCAACACGGTGCTGAACAATCCGGCCTCGGTGCTGCCATCAATCTCGGCGGCGCCGAAAGCCATCCGCGGCACGCCCAACAACAGTGACATGCCCTACATTCAGCAGTGGAGCCTTGATGTGCAGCGCGAAATAGCGAAGAACTTCGTCGTTGCGGTCGGCTACTACGGCTCGAAGGGCACACACCTGCCGGGCATCGTTGACCTCAACGAAGTGCCGCCCGGGGCAGCGGTCGCCGCCGGCATCATCACGCCGGGCACGCAGGTGACAGCCGCCCTCACGCCGCGGCTGAATGCCGTGCGTCCGTACAAGGGCTTTTCCTCGATTGGCAGCATCCAGAACTGGTTCAACTCGAACTACAACTCGATGCAGGTGTCGGCAGACAAGACCTTCAAGGATGGCTCGCTGGTGCGCCTGTCTTACACCTGGTCGAAGGCGCTGACCGACAACCAGACCGACCGCAGCTCGGCGCCGCAGAGCCTCTATGACCGCGCCGCCGACTACGGGCCATCGGCTCTTGATCGTCGCCACATCCTGTCAATCAACTACGTTTACCAGCTGCCGTTCTTCCGCAGCCAGAAGGGCTTCCTCGGCCACACGCTCGGCGGCTGGGAACTATCGGGCATCACCAGCGCCGCCAGCGGCTCGCCGTTCACGGTGACAACGACCGGCATCGATCCCGGAGCCCTCGGCTTCCTCGGCACCAGTCCATCCTCAGGCCGCCCGGATCAGGTAGCCAACCCGAACCAGACATCGGCGATCCGCACGCGCTTCCAGTGGTTCAACCCGTTCGCCTTCCAGCTCGTGCCGGCAGGCGTGACGCGGCCCGGCAACGCGCCGCGCGGCGTCGTCATCGGGCCGGGCTACCAGAAGTGGGACATGACGTTGAGCAAGCGCTGGAAGTTTACTGAGAACGTCAATCTGCAATTCCGCGCCGAAGCCTACAACGTCTGGAACCATACCAACTTCCTGGGCATCAGCACGGTCTTTGGCAGCACCACCTTCGGGCAGGTCACCAGCACGCGCGACCCGCGGCTGATCCAGTTTGCCTTGAAGCTGTATTACTAG
- a CDS encoding exo-beta-N-acetylmuramidase NamZ domain-containing protein → MICNQDKMTNVRRRFAYFIVATLVVSSLSPSLLAQRRSAAHPPSALAEVAPETVGMSSERLARIDEAVRAAIERKETPGAVVVVGRRGRIVYRKAFGDRALQPQREAMTVDTIFDLASLTKVVATTTAVMMLVERGRLSLADPVSLYIPEFGANGKDRVTIEQLMTHRAGLPPDNEIADYVGVTIKPLEEIYKLKPSYEPGTRFVYSDVGFIVAAEIVRRVSGKRIDAFARENIFAPLGMAHTAYLPIEPASGEQQHGDTSRIAPTEMREGRWMRGEVHDPRSYEMGGVAGHAGLFSTADDLAIFCQMILNKGELNGVRLLAPYTIERMLSAHTLPTAQMRGIGWDVNTSFSSNRGDLFPVGTFGHTGFTGTSLWMDPASETFVVLLTNRVHPTGHGDVTRLRSFVASIVAGAITAPPYAPVFASLGAGVSVVEAPRASVNRAGPQATPLHPVLTGIDVLARDAFKALEGRRVGLITNHTGRDREGHSTIDRLAAATNFKLVALFAPEHGLRGLEDAPVSNSRDDKTGLPVYSLYDNATRRPTEDMLKGIDTLVFDIQDVGARFYTYTTTMLYAMEEAARRQLKFVVLDRPNPINGYDIEGPVADADLLSYTAPYRLPVRHGMTMGELAMLFNGERKIGADLTVIKLEGWRRADYYDGTSLTWVNLSPNMRSLTEAMLYPGVGLLELTNLSVGRGTDTPFEIVGAPWIEPQKLSDALNRAGLAGVRFVPVRFKPKSSKFAGEECGGVNLVLTDRATLRPVTVGLEIAYQLNRLYSGTWKVDDYLRLLANRATLAALKEGKAPADLAQVWQGGLAEFARVRQKYLLY, encoded by the coding sequence ATGATCTGCAACCAAGACAAGATGACGAATGTCCGACGCCGATTCGCTTATTTTATCGTTGCAACCCTTGTTGTCTCTTCGCTGTCGCCTTCACTGCTGGCGCAACGCCGCAGTGCCGCTCATCCGCCATCAGCGCTCGCTGAAGTCGCGCCCGAAACCGTCGGCATGTCGAGCGAACGGCTCGCCCGCATTGATGAGGCGGTGCGCGCCGCAATCGAGCGCAAAGAGACGCCGGGCGCGGTCGTCGTGGTCGGGCGGCGTGGCCGCATCGTCTATCGCAAAGCCTTCGGCGACCGCGCCCTTCAGCCGCAGCGCGAAGCTATGACTGTGGACACGATCTTCGATCTGGCGTCGCTCACCAAAGTTGTCGCGACGACGACGGCGGTGATGATGCTGGTCGAGCGCGGTCGCTTGAGCCTCGCCGATCCCGTGTCCCTCTACATCCCTGAGTTCGGCGCAAACGGCAAAGATCGCGTGACCATCGAGCAACTGATGACGCACCGGGCGGGGCTGCCGCCCGACAACGAGATTGCCGATTATGTCGGCGTCACGATCAAGCCGCTCGAAGAGATTTATAAGCTGAAGCCGTCTTACGAGCCGGGCACGCGCTTCGTCTATTCGGATGTTGGCTTCATCGTCGCCGCGGAGATCGTCCGCCGCGTGTCGGGCAAGCGCATTGACGCGTTCGCGCGCGAAAACATCTTCGCGCCGCTCGGCATGGCGCACACCGCGTATCTGCCGATTGAGCCGGCGAGCGGCGAGCAGCAACACGGCGACACATCGCGGATCGCGCCCACCGAGATGCGCGAGGGGCGCTGGATGCGCGGCGAAGTCCACGACCCGCGCTCCTACGAGATGGGCGGCGTCGCCGGTCACGCCGGCCTCTTTTCAACCGCCGACGATCTGGCCATCTTCTGCCAGATGATTCTGAATAAAGGCGAGCTGAACGGCGTGCGCCTGCTCGCGCCTTACACCATCGAGCGCATGTTGAGCGCCCACACTTTGCCGACTGCACAGATGCGCGGCATCGGCTGGGACGTCAACACATCGTTTTCATCCAATCGCGGCGACCTCTTCCCGGTCGGCACCTTCGGCCACACGGGATTCACCGGCACCAGCCTGTGGATGGACCCTGCGAGCGAAACCTTTGTGGTCTTGCTTACCAACCGCGTCCACCCGACGGGCCACGGTGATGTGACGCGGCTGCGCTCGTTCGTCGCTTCAATTGTTGCCGGAGCGATTACCGCGCCGCCTTACGCGCCGGTCTTCGCGTCGCTTGGCGCAGGGGTGTCGGTCGTTGAAGCGCCGCGCGCCTCGGTCAACCGAGCGGGGCCGCAGGCCACGCCGCTCCATCCAGTGCTGACCGGCATCGATGTGCTGGCGCGCGACGCTTTCAAAGCGCTCGAAGGCCGCCGCGTCGGCTTGATTACCAATCACACGGGGCGCGACCGCGAGGGCCATTCAACAATTGACCGGCTGGCGGCGGCGACCAACTTCAAGCTCGTCGCGCTCTTTGCGCCCGAACACGGCTTGCGCGGCCTCGAAGATGCGCCGGTCAGCAACAGCCGAGACGACAAGACCGGCCTGCCGGTTTATAGCTTGTATGACAACGCCACGAGGCGCCCGACAGAGGACATGCTCAAGGGCATAGACACGCTGGTCTTCGACATTCAAGATGTCGGCGCGCGCTTCTACACCTACACGACGACGATGCTCTACGCGATGGAAGAGGCCGCCCGCCGCCAGCTCAAGTTCGTCGTGCTGGATCGGCCAAATCCGATTAACGGCTACGACATCGAAGGCCCTGTGGCCGACGCCGATCTGCTGTCGTACACCGCGCCCTACCGTCTGCCTGTGCGTCACGGCATGACGATGGGTGAGCTGGCCATGCTCTTTAACGGCGAGCGCAAGATTGGCGCTGACCTGACGGTCATCAAGCTGGAAGGCTGGCGGCGTGCCGATTACTATGACGGCACATCGCTGACCTGGGTCAACCTGTCGCCGAACATGCGCAGCCTGACCGAAGCCATGCTCTATCCCGGCGTCGGCCTGCTTGAATTGACGAATCTTTCGGTCGGGCGCGGCACCGACACGCCTTTCGAGATCGTCGGCGCGCCGTGGATCGAGCCGCAGAAATTGAGTGACGCGCTCAACCGCGCGGGGCTTGCCGGAGTGCGCTTTGTCCCCGTAAGATTTAAGCCTAAGTCATCGAAGTTCGCCGGCGAAGAGTGCGGCGGCGTCAACCTTGTCCTCACAGATCGCGCCACGCTGCGACCAGTGACCGTTGGCTTAGAGATCGCTTATCAGTTGAACCGGCTCTATTCAGGCACCTGGAAAGTTGACGATTACTTGCGCCTGCTCGCCAACCGCGCGACGCTGGCGGCATTGAAGGAAGGCAAGGCTCCCGCCGACCTGGCCCAGGTTTGGCAAGGCGGGCTGGCGGAATTTGCCCGCGTCAGGCAGAAGTACCTGCTGTATTGA
- a CDS encoding sodium:solute symporter, with amino-acid sequence MGFSAIDYIVLLLYLVGITVFGMRFRRSQRTVKDYFIGSKNTSWVVISLSIVATETSTLTLIGVPALAYTLYARPEQGGSLTYLQVVFGYIVARFIISLLFIPAYFKGELLTAYELLKRRFGPQTKNFAASLFLVMRALAEGVRVYAASLVLSAVLSASLPGLSSLWLWSIFIVGFLTLIYTFEGGIAAVIWTDLIQLVIYVAGSLLAAYMLLRLIPGGWGTVVAEAAPANKFQVFSFAWDFKVPFTFWAGLLGGTCLTMASHGTDQLLVQRLLTCRDQRDSQKALVLSGFVVLFQFALFLIIGVMLFAYARYYPLNPQSPSNDDVFPLFIVERLPHVVKGLVIAAIFAAAMSNLSGSLNSLASTSVIDFYKPLAGRGKSDESLLKLSRWFTAAWGVVLIAIAVLASGWGSVFTVGLTIASLVYGPMLGAFLLGVLGRRANQTGVMTGMAVSLVFMLLIKLYTAVAWTWYVLMGTAVCLAVGYGVSLLGKPSPQPAVETVGSAAND; translated from the coding sequence ATGGGATTCTCGGCGATAGATTACATCGTCCTGCTGCTTTACCTTGTGGGCATCACTGTCTTCGGCATGCGCTTCCGCCGCTCGCAGCGCACCGTCAAAGACTACTTCATCGGTTCAAAGAACACCTCGTGGGTGGTCATCAGCCTGTCGATTGTCGCCACCGAAACCAGCACGCTGACGCTGATCGGCGTGCCGGCGCTGGCCTACACCCTTTACGCGCGGCCTGAGCAGGGCGGCAGCCTCACCTATCTGCAAGTCGTCTTCGGTTACATCGTCGCCCGCTTCATCATCAGCCTGCTGTTCATCCCGGCGTACTTCAAAGGTGAGCTGCTGACGGCTTACGAGCTGCTCAAGCGGCGCTTCGGGCCGCAGACCAAGAACTTTGCCGCCTCCCTGTTTTTGGTCATGCGGGCGCTGGCGGAAGGCGTGCGCGTCTATGCGGCGTCGCTGGTGTTGAGCGCGGTCCTGAGCGCCAGCCTGCCGGGGCTGTCATCCCTCTGGCTCTGGTCAATCTTTATCGTCGGATTCCTCACACTGATTTACACCTTCGAGGGCGGTATCGCGGCGGTCATCTGGACAGACTTGATTCAACTGGTGATCTACGTAGCCGGTTCGCTGCTCGCGGCGTATATGCTGCTGCGACTGATACCCGGCGGGTGGGGGACGGTGGTGGCCGAGGCCGCACCCGCCAATAAATTCCAGGTCTTTTCATTTGCGTGGGACTTCAAGGTGCCGTTCACCTTCTGGGCGGGGTTGCTCGGCGGCACCTGTTTGACGATGGCTTCGCACGGCACAGACCAGTTGCTCGTACAGCGTTTGCTCACCTGCCGCGACCAGCGCGACAGCCAGAAGGCGCTCGTCCTCAGTGGCTTCGTGGTGCTGTTTCAGTTCGCGCTTTTCTTAATCATCGGCGTGATGCTGTTCGCCTACGCCAGGTATTATCCGCTCAACCCGCAATCGCCGAGCAACGACGACGTCTTCCCGCTGTTTATCGTCGAGCGATTGCCGCACGTCGTTAAGGGGCTGGTGATCGCGGCCATCTTTGCGGCGGCGATGTCGAACCTGAGCGGCTCGCTCAACTCGCTGGCCTCGACCAGCGTGATCGATTTCTACAAGCCGCTGGCGGGTCGCGGCAAGAGCGATGAGAGCTTGTTGAAGCTGTCGCGCTGGTTCACCGCCGCGTGGGGTGTCGTGCTGATTGCGATTGCGGTGCTGGCGAGCGGCTGGGGCTCGGTCTTCACGGTAGGGCTGACGATTGCGTCGCTGGTCTATGGCCCGATGCTCGGCGCATTCCTTCTCGGCGTCCTGGGCCGTCGCGCCAATCAGACAGGGGTGATGACGGGCATGGCTGTCTCGCTGGTTTTTATGCTGCTGATTAAACTCTACACGGCGGTAGCGTGGACGTGGTATGTGCTGATGGGCACGGCGGTTTGTCTGGCCGTTGGTTATGGCGTCAGCCTGCTCGGCAAGCCTTCGCCGCAGCCGGCCGTTGAGACAGTAGGCAGCGCCGCGAACGATTAA
- a CDS encoding BadF/BadG/BcrA/BcrD ATPase family protein, producing the protein MSKTLTSHPSSGPAPAPRFAQRLGEGFAEPPCFLGIDGGGTKTHAVITTASYKIIGEGFSGASNPVRVGFDLAVAHIGEAVEQACEQAQLAPQDLAAGCAAIAGISHPIHYHTMKKGLVRRLGIDHLELVTDARAALEGALDGKPGVVLIAGTGSIAMGINDARAVERSGGWGPTLGDEGSGYDIARQALKAVAASFDGRAPRTLLTERLCRRFGITSAKDLPGVIYNNDAEESTEIASLARLVADAAAEGDAVARAILAQAGRDLGELAASVIRKLGFESQTFRVAFVGSVFKAGDCVLDPVRAAVREVAPRAEVGPPLRPPEIGAIKLAQAAVEN; encoded by the coding sequence ATGTCGAAGACCCTCACCTCGCACCCTTCGTCCGGCCCTGCGCCAGCACCACGCTTCGCGCAACGCCTGGGTGAAGGGTTCGCCGAACCGCCATGCTTTCTCGGCATAGATGGCGGCGGCACCAAGACCCACGCCGTCATTACCACTGCTTCATACAAGATCATCGGCGAAGGCTTCAGCGGCGCTTCCAACCCGGTGCGCGTCGGCTTTGATCTGGCGGTCGCGCATATCGGCGAAGCCGTCGAACAAGCCTGCGAGCAGGCGCAACTTGCGCCGCAAGACCTCGCCGCCGGCTGCGCGGCCATCGCCGGCATTAGCCACCCGATTCATTATCACACCATGAAGAAGGGACTCGTCCGCCGTCTCGGCATCGATCACCTTGAGCTGGTCACCGACGCGCGCGCCGCGCTTGAAGGGGCGCTCGATGGCAAGCCCGGCGTGGTGCTGATTGCCGGCACCGGCTCGATTGCCATGGGGATCAACGACGCGCGCGCCGTCGAGCGCTCAGGCGGCTGGGGGCCGACGCTCGGCGACGAAGGCTCCGGCTACGACATTGCGCGGCAGGCGCTGAAAGCCGTCGCCGCATCATTCGATGGCCGCGCCCCACGCACCCTCTTGACCGAGCGCCTCTGCCGGCGGTTCGGCATCACGAGCGCCAAGGACCTGCCGGGGGTCATCTATAATAACGACGCCGAAGAGTCTACCGAGATCGCTTCGCTGGCGCGGCTGGTCGCCGATGCCGCTGCCGAAGGCGACGCTGTCGCGCGCGCCATCCTGGCGCAGGCCGGCCGCGACCTCGGCGAGCTGGCCGCGTCGGTGATTCGCAAGCTGGGGTTCGAATCACAAACGTTTCGCGTCGCCTTTGTGGGCAGCGTTTTTAAGGCTGGCGATTGTGTGCTTGATCCCGTGCGCGCCGCCGTGCGCGAGGTCGCGCCGCGCGCCGAAGTCGGGCCACCGCTGCGCCCGCCCGAGATCGGCGCTATCAAGCTGGCGCAGGCCGCGGTGGAAAACTAG
- a CDS encoding ATP-binding protein has product MSDTLVGTVKGPGEKPSEFVFITTDNDHTRVGEFVYYVRDAARSARRILGNVTERRLARSLPDSFLADPETPPAAVAAMIGFDDDSAELFEIVVSLIGYFDDELKDFVNPRIPPMPGQPVYLAPSDLLARVLSPKQPGERGAAHVGSLLTREAGDVPVVLSVKDVVSTHLAVLASTGAGKSYTASVLIEELMRPQNRSAVLIVDPHGEYDTLQEIKGEKFRAQFTADGYAPEVKILRPEKVKVRFDTLEFADICYLLPEMTDKMRHFLGNAFRTMRERAGKHGHYAYQDLLDAVEEQRYGDDEGNRAGNISTIDGLAWRLEGRFRGYSKHQIFSDHEHNLLTELFQPGQCTVLQLVDIEQNEQQVIVATLLRRAILGRMATHKGEVIDPTNERYLPFPMFVLLEEAHRFAPAGQTVVSTNVLKQILSEGRKFGVGVGLITQRPGKLDADVLSQCMTQFIMRIVNPIDQDTIAKTVEGAGRRMLDELPALTKGQLIVSGVAINTPVMCQVRKRLTTHGGETIDAPLEWARWHSEQSRARRDEERAVLVKPQPKSGGRLGGFDI; this is encoded by the coding sequence ATGTCCGACACACTGGTAGGCACAGTCAAGGGGCCGGGCGAAAAGCCCAGCGAGTTTGTCTTCATCACCACAGACAACGACCACACGCGCGTCGGCGAGTTCGTCTACTACGTGCGCGATGCGGCCCGCAGCGCGCGCCGCATTCTCGGCAATGTCACAGAGCGACGGCTGGCGCGCTCGCTGCCGGACAGCTTTCTCGCCGACCCCGAAACGCCGCCGGCGGCGGTCGCCGCGATGATCGGCTTTGACGACGACAGCGCTGAGCTGTTCGAGATCGTTGTGTCGCTGATCGGTTACTTTGACGACGAGCTGAAAGACTTCGTCAACCCGCGCATCCCGCCGATGCCCGGCCAGCCGGTCTACCTCGCGCCATCCGACTTGCTGGCGCGGGTGCTGTCGCCGAAGCAGCCGGGCGAGCGCGGCGCGGCGCACGTCGGCAGCCTGCTGACCCGCGAAGCTGGCGACGTGCCGGTGGTGCTGTCTGTGAAGGATGTCGTTTCGACACATCTGGCGGTGCTGGCTTCGACCGGCGCGGGCAAGAGCTACACGGCGTCTGTGCTGATCGAAGAGCTGATGCGCCCACAGAACCGCTCGGCGGTGCTGATCGTTGACCCGCACGGCGAGTATGATACGTTACAGGAGATCAAAGGCGAAAAGTTTCGCGCCCAGTTCACCGCCGACGGCTATGCGCCGGAGGTCAAGATTCTGCGGCCCGAAAAAGTGAAAGTCAGATTCGACACATTGGAGTTCGCCGACATCTGCTACCTGCTGCCGGAGATGACCGACAAGATGCGGCACTTTCTCGGCAACGCCTTTCGCACCATGCGCGAGCGCGCCGGCAAGCACGGCCACTACGCCTATCAGGACTTGCTCGACGCCGTCGAAGAGCAGCGTTACGGCGACGACGAAGGCAACCGCGCCGGCAACATCAGCACGATTGACGGACTGGCGTGGCGGCTCGAAGGGCGCTTTCGCGGCTACAGCAAGCACCAGATTTTTTCCGACCACGAGCACAACCTGTTGACCGAGCTGTTTCAGCCCGGCCAATGTACCGTGCTGCAACTCGTAGACATCGAGCAGAACGAGCAGCAGGTGATCGTCGCGACGCTTTTGCGGCGAGCGATCCTGGGGCGCATGGCGACGCATAAGGGCGAAGTCATCGATCCGACCAACGAGCGTTACCTGCCGTTCCCGATGTTCGTTTTGCTCGAAGAGGCGCACCGCTTCGCGCCCGCGGGGCAAACGGTCGTGTCTACGAATGTGTTAAAGCAGATTCTTTCCGAAGGGCGCAAGTTCGGCGTCGGCGTCGGTCTGATTACTCAGCGACCGGGCAAGCTCGACGCCGACGTGCTGTCGCAATGCATGACGCAGTTCATCATGCGCATCGTCAACCCGATAGATCAAGACACGATTGCTAAAACGGTCGAAGGCGCGGGCCGACGCATGCTCGATGAATTGCCGGCGCTGACCAAGGGACAGTTGATCGTCTCAGGCGTGGCGATCAATACGCCGGTGATGTGTCAGGTGCGTAAGCGGCTGACGACGCATGGCGGCGAAACCATCGATGCGCCGCTGGAGTGGGCGCGCTGGCACAGCGAGCAGAGCCGCGCGCGCCGCGACGAAGAGCGCGCCGTGCTGGTCAAGCCGCAGCCCAAGAGCGGCGGGCGCCTCGGCGGCTTCGATATTTGA